TGACCCACTCGGGGCGCGTTTTCACCCGCGACCAATTGCTCGACCGCGTCTGGGGTTACGATTACGTCGGCGGCACGCGCACGGTGGATGTGCATATCCGCCGCCTCCGCGCCAAGCTCGGCGATGTGGGCGAGACCAGCATTGACACCGTGCGGGGTGTGGGATATGCTTTCCGTCCCCCGCGGGGGGAGGGAGTCTAACCAGAGACCACAGGGGACACACAGAGAACGGATGAATCAACCACCCTTCGGCTTCGCTCAGGGCAGGCTCCGACACGAAGACACCAGGGGAACATGGTGGGGCCCCGACCTTCGGGGCCAAGCCGATGTATGTGTTGGCCGGCGAGACGCCGGCCCTACCCGGCTGTTCTTCCTTGTGTCTTTGTGCGGCTAGGCCAGGGGCCGCCGTGGCGGTCAGCATTGCTGACCTAGCCATCTTGGTGGTTCAATGTTCCCTTCTCTGTGTCCTCTGTGACCTCTGTGGTTGAAGGACGCAAGTGACCTGCGATCATGACGAGTTGGTGGTAGTACTGGACTTCGGGGCGCAGTATGCGCAGCTCATCGCGCGGCGCATCCGCGAGTGCCGCGTTTACAGCGAGATCGTCCCCTGCGACCGGTCGGCGGCGGACATTCTCGCCCTGCGGCCCGCGGGCATCGTGCTCTCGGGCGGACCGGCGAGCGTCTATGCGGAGGGCTCGCCGCGCTGCGACCCCGCGTTGTGGCACGCCGGCATCCCCATGCTCGGCATCTGCTACGGCATGCAGTTGATGGCCAAGGAGCTCGGCGGCGAGGTCGCGCCCACCCAGATCCGCGAGTACGGTCGCACCGAGCTGCGCGTCGAGTCCGACGCCGATCTCCTGCGCGGCCTCGGCGACAGCATCACCGCTTGGATGAGCCACGGCGACGCCGTGCTGCGGCCGCCCGCGGGCTTCCACGTCGCCGCCCGCACGTCGCAGACCGCAGTCGGCGCAGCGACCGCAGTCGGCGCACCGACCATCGCCGCCATCGCCGACCCGGCGCGCCGCCTGTTCGGGGTGCAGTTTCACCCCGAGGTCGTGCACACGCCGCGCGGCATGGATATCTTTCGCAACTTCCTCTACCAGCAGTGCGGCTGTCACGGCCGCTGGACCCCCGCCTCGATCATCGAGGAGTCGTGCCGCGCCATCCGCGAGCAAGCGGGCGAGAGCCGCGTGCTGTGTGGGCTGAGCGGGGGGGTAGATTCATCGGTGCTCGCCGCGCTGGGATATCGGGCTATCGGCGACCGACTGGTATGCGTGTTCGTGGATCACGGTTTGCTGCGCGCAGGGGAAGGCGAACAGGTGCGCGAGACGTTTACGCGGCACTTCCCGGTGGACCTGCATTACGTCGAGGCCCAGGAGCGCTTCCTCACCGCGCTCGCCGGCGTCACTGACCCGGAGCAAAAGCGCATCATCATCGGGCGCG
The DNA window shown above is from Armatimonadota bacterium and carries:
- the guaA gene encoding glutamine-hydrolyzing GMP synthase encodes the protein MTCDHDELVVVLDFGAQYAQLIARRIRECRVYSEIVPCDRSAADILALRPAGIVLSGGPASVYAEGSPRCDPALWHAGIPMLGICYGMQLMAKELGGEVAPTQIREYGRTELRVESDADLLRGLGDSITAWMSHGDAVLRPPAGFHVAARTSQTAVGAATAVGAPTIAAIADPARRLFGVQFHPEVVHTPRGMDIFRNFLYQQCGCHGRWTPASIIEESCRAIREQAGESRVLCGLSGGVDSSVLAALGYRAIGDRLVCVFVDHGLLRAGEGEQVRETFTRHFPVDLHYVEAQERFLTALAGVTDPEQKRIIIGREFIAVFEEEARKHGDIRLLAQGTLYPDVIESGTGSAAVIKSHHNVGGLPEKMGMKLVEPLRNLFKDEVRAVGHELGLPDEIVWRQPFPGPGLAVRILGEITRERLETSRQVDKIIIDEITRAGLYRKLFQAFGVLAPIRSVGVMGDQRTYGETAIVRAVAGDDAMTADWADLPHEVLAAIANRIVNEVAGITRVVYDITSKPPATIEWE